The DNA segment GCTTGTAGTCCTTGGTGAAATGCTCGTTTCCCTTTTCCTCTACATTGATCGCCTTGAATTCAAGCTTTCCCGAAGCGAGCTCGTCTTTGAAGCTGCTGTCAATGACCGCCTTGGAATACTGTTCCAGTTTGTGGCAGGTGGGGCAACGCACATTGGTGTAGAAATAATATGCAAAGACTTTCGTTGGTAGTCGATATGCACGGACTTTGGTGTTTGAAGGCTTATCCGCTGCAA comes from the Candidatus Eisenbacteria bacterium genome and includes:
- a CDS encoding nitrophenyl compound nitroreductase subunit ArsF family protein, giving the protein MARNIFLTLSFLAVSMLSFAADKPSNTKVRAYRLPTKVFAYYFYTNVRCPTCHKLEQYSKAVIDSSFKDELASGKLEFKAINVEEKGNEHFTKDYKLYTKSLVISLVKSGKEVKSKNLTKIWEYVGNKEKFYKYVKDEIAGFLKVS